Proteins found in one Megalobrama amblycephala isolate DHTTF-2021 linkage group LG5, ASM1881202v1, whole genome shotgun sequence genomic segment:
- the exoc5 gene encoding exocyst complex component 5: MATTAQLFEEPFDADEYIERLAWRTPGGGSKGGAEAFDPKKLLEEFVNHIEELKQLDERIQRKVEKLEQQCHREAKEFAHKVQDLQRSNQVAFQHFQELDEHISYVATKVCHLGDQLEGVNTPRQRAVEAQRLMTYFNEFLDGELRSDVFNNPDKIKEAADIIQKLHLIAQELPFDRFSDVKAKIASKYHDLERQLIQEFTAAQRRGEIGRMREVAAVLLHFKGYAHCVDVYIKQCQEGAYMRNDVFEDIAILCQRVNKQVGEVFCSPETVMAKLIQSIFENKIQAHVKEKLDETRNSDVEQYLKNLYDLYTRTTALAAKLTDFNLGSDKHTFLSKLIKNIFSSYLESYIDMERQYLQNRSGMILQRYYDSKNHQKRPVGTGSIQELKERIRQRTNLPLGPSIDTHGETFLSQEVVVNLLQETRHAFERCNKLSDPADLPKNAFSIFLLLVEYLCVDHIDYALEIGLSAIPSADAKNANLYFLDVVQQANTIFHLFDKQFNDHLMPLISSSPKLTECLHKKKEVIEQMEVKLDTGIDRTLNCMIGQMKHILATEQKKTDFKPEDENNVMIQYTTACSKVCAYVSKQVERVRRSMDGKNVDTVLTELGVRFHRLIHEHLQQYSYSSMGGMLAICDVAEYRRSAKDFRVPLVLQLFDTLHALCNLLVVAPDNLKQVCSGEQLTNLDRNLLHAFVQLRVDYRSSRLGRHFS; encoded by the exons ATGGCTACTACAGCTCAGTTGTTCGAG GAGCCATTTGATGCTGATGAGTATATTGAGAGACTGGCATGGAGAACACCTGGAGGAGGTTCCAAAGGAGGTGCAGAGGCATTTGACCCCAAAAA GTTGCTGGAAGAGTTTGTGAACCACATTGAGGAACTAAAACAGCTGGATGAAAGGATCCAAAGGAAGGTGGAGAAGTTGGAGCAGCAATGCCACCGTGAAGCCAAGGAGTTTGCCCACAAGGTTCAAGATCTGCAGAGGAGCAATCAA GTAGCTTTCCAGCACTTTCAGGAGTTGGATGAGCATATCAGTTATGTAGCCACCAAGGTGTGTCATCTGGGAGATCAGCTGGAGGGTGTCAATACACCAAGACAGAGGGCAGTGGAGGCTCAGAGACTCATGACATACTTCAACGAGTTCCTAGATGGAGAGCTGCGCAGTGATGTCTTCAACAATCCTGACAAG ATAAAAGAAGCTGCAGACATTATACAGAAGTTGCACCTGATTGCTCAGGAGCTGCCGTTTGATAG ATTTTCTGATGTCAAGGCCAAGATAGCAA GTAAATATCATGACCTTGAGCGTCAGTTGATCCAGGAGTTCACAGCGGCTCAGCGAAGGGGAGAAATTGGACGCATGCGTGAGGTGGCAGCAGTCCTGCTACATTTTAAG GGTTATGCCCACTGTGTGGATGTCTACATCAAGCAATGCCAAGAG GGAGCATATATGCGGAATGATGTATTTGAAGACATTGCTATTCTGTGTCAGCGGGTTAATAAGCAGGTTGGAGAGGTCTTCTGCAGTCCAGAGACTGTCATGGCCAAACTCATTCAGAGTATCTTTGAGAACAAGATACAG GCTCATGTCAAAGAAAAACTAGATGAAACCCGCAACTCTGATGTGGAGCAATACCTCAAGAACCTCTATGACCTCTATACACG GACAACGGCACTGGCTGCTAAACTCACAGACTTTAACTTGGGCTCAGACAAGCACACATTCCTATCTAAGCTGATAAAGAATATCTTCTCCTCTTACCTGGAGAGCTACATAGACATGGAGAGACAATATCTTCAAAACCGCAGTGGCATGATTCTTCAGCGCTATTACGACTCTAAGAACCACCAAAAACGCCCTGTAGGCACTGGAAG TATCCAGGAGCTAAAAGAGAGGATCAGACAACGCACTAACCTGCCTCTGGGACCTAGTATTGACACACATGGAGAGACTTTCCTCTCACAAGAGGTTGTAGTCAACCTGCTACAGGAAACCCGGCATGCCTTTGAGAGATGCAACAAG TTGTCGGACCCAGCAGATCTACCAAAGAATGCCTTCTCCATCTTCCTGCTTTTGGTGGAGTACCTGTGTGTGGACCATATAGACTACGCTCTTGAAATTGGGCTGTCAG CCAtcccatctgcagatgccaaaaATGCCAACCTCTACTTTTTGGATGTGGTTCAGCAGGCCAACACAATCTTTCACCTCTTCGATAAGCAGTTTAACGATCATCTTATGCCTCTTATTAG CTCCTCTCCTAAGTTGACGGAATGCCTGCACAAGAAGAAAGAGGTGATCGAACAGATGGAGGTGAAGCTGGACACTGGGATTGATCG GACACTAAATTGCATGATAGGCCAGATGAAGCACATCCTGGCCACTGAACAGAAGAAAACGGACTTCAAGCCAGAAGACGAGAACAATGTCATGATACAGTACACTACA GCATGCTCAAAGGTGTGTGCTTATGTGAGCAAGCAGGTGGAGCGTGTGCGGAGGTCCATGGACGGTAAGAATGTGGACACGGTTTTGACCGAGCTGGGTGTGCGGTTTCACCGGCTGATCCATGAGCACCTGCAGCAGTACAGCTACAGCTCCATGGGTGGCATGCTAGCCATCTGTGATGTAGCAGAATACCGCCGCTCCGCCAAAGATTTCAGG GTTCCTCTCGTGCTCCAGCTCTTTGACACGCTTCATGCTCTGTGTAACCTCCTGGTTGTTGCCCCGGACAACCTCAAGCAGGTGTGCTCTGGAGAGCAGTTGACCAACCTTGACAGGAACCTCCTCCACGCTTTCGTTCAGCTAAGAGTAGACTATCGCTCCTCCCGACTGGGCCGGCATTTCAGCTAA